One segment of Micromonospora parathelypteridis DNA contains the following:
- a CDS encoding cytochrome P450, translating to MDAAEALTLLMSPQGRIDPYPTYEQLRAHGPVVQAMPGLYAVTGYAEVDELLRDPRLGVLDDERRDQLWPNWRQSPAVSSIARSMLRTNPPDHSRMRRLASGAFSPRRVAGMRDVVHAQAVELLDAMVARSSDGEPVDVLADFAYPLPVGVICALLGVPPADRPMFRRWAGDLTGVLEPEITPEELAVADAGATELRDYFVELVVDRRRAPADDLTTALVQVHDADGDRLTGAELLANLVLLLVAGFETTTNLLGNGLVVLLGHPEAAAALRADPDLAPAYVEELLRFDSPVQLTTRTSTAPVTCGGVDLPAGSTTLLLLGAANRDPRRFPDPQRFDPARDQAHPLSFGAGPHYCLGAGLARLEAQLAFPMLLRRLPELALAGTPRHRTRLTLRGYESLTVTLGTPAVADRGTPAGARPSTP from the coding sequence ATGGACGCTGCCGAGGCGCTCACCCTGCTCATGTCGCCGCAGGGGCGCATCGACCCGTACCCGACGTACGAGCAGCTGCGCGCGCACGGGCCGGTCGTGCAGGCCATGCCGGGCCTGTACGCGGTGACCGGTTACGCGGAGGTCGACGAGCTGCTGCGCGACCCCCGCCTCGGGGTGCTCGACGACGAGCGGCGCGATCAGCTCTGGCCGAACTGGCGGCAGAGCCCCGCCGTGTCGTCGATCGCCCGCTCCATGCTGCGGACCAACCCACCCGATCACAGCCGGATGCGCCGGCTCGCGTCCGGGGCGTTCAGCCCGCGCCGGGTCGCCGGGATGCGCGACGTGGTGCACGCCCAGGCGGTGGAGCTGCTCGACGCGATGGTGGCCCGGTCCTCCGACGGTGAGCCGGTCGACGTGCTGGCCGACTTCGCGTACCCGTTGCCGGTGGGTGTGATCTGCGCGCTGCTCGGCGTGCCGCCGGCGGACCGGCCGATGTTTCGCCGCTGGGCCGGTGACCTGACCGGGGTGCTGGAGCCGGAGATCACCCCCGAGGAGCTGGCGGTCGCCGACGCTGGCGCCACCGAGCTGCGCGACTACTTCGTCGAGCTGGTCGTCGACCGGCGGCGGGCGCCGGCCGACGACCTGACCACCGCGCTCGTGCAGGTGCACGACGCCGACGGGGACCGGCTCACCGGCGCCGAGCTGCTGGCAAACCTGGTCTTGCTGTTGGTCGCCGGCTTCGAGACCACCACCAACCTGCTCGGCAACGGCCTGGTGGTGCTGCTGGGTCACCCCGAGGCCGCCGCCGCGCTGCGCGCCGACCCCGACCTCGCCCCGGCGTACGTCGAGGAGCTGCTGCGCTTCGACTCCCCGGTGCAGCTGACCACCCGGACCAGCACCGCGCCGGTGACCTGCGGTGGGGTCGACCTGCCGGCCGGCAGCACGACGCTGCTGCTGCTCGGCGCGGCCAACCGGGACCCGCGACGCTTCCCCGACCCGCAGCGCTTCGACCCGGCCCGTGACCAGGCACACCCGCTCTCCTTCGGCGCCGGCCCGCACTACTGCCTCGGTGCCGGCCTGGCCCGGCTGGAGGCGCAGCTGGCCTTCCCGATGCTGCTGCGCCGCCTGCCCGAGCTGGCCCTGGCCGGGACGCCCCGACACCGCACCCGGCTGACCCTGCGCGGTTACGAGAGCCTGACGGTGACACTGGGCACACCGGCGGTGGCCGATCGAGGTACGCCGGCCGGCGCGCGTCCGAGCACTCCGTAG
- a CDS encoding response regulator, producing the protein MDPDGDRKDIILVVDDDEDIARFVEFNLRLHGFEVIHASDGQEALEVIERQRPDLAVVDLMMPRIDGLELTRRLRADPMTSALPVIMLTAKGMTVDKVHGLSAGADDYLVKPFDTAELVARVSSTLRRNKEFREVSPLTGLPGNSRIRREISDRVRHGVDYAVGYIDIDRFKSVNDRYGFVRGDDFISALARSLHRAVVAVGLPPAFLGHVGGDDFVIVCAPDQVRPLTSRAVVDFEKSADTLYDATDRERGFVELKDRRGNIRRAALVTLSIGVSLSDAGKRFTDPLEAIAVASEMKTVAKSQPGSYVAVDRRRGVT; encoded by the coding sequence ATGGACCCCGACGGCGACCGCAAGGACATCATTCTCGTCGTCGACGACGACGAGGACATCGCTCGTTTCGTCGAGTTCAACCTGCGGCTGCACGGCTTCGAGGTGATCCACGCCAGCGACGGCCAGGAGGCCCTCGAGGTCATCGAGCGTCAGCGGCCGGACCTGGCGGTGGTCGACCTCATGATGCCCCGCATCGACGGGCTGGAGCTGACCCGGCGGCTGCGCGCGGACCCGATGACCTCCGCCCTGCCGGTGATCATGCTGACGGCGAAGGGGATGACCGTCGACAAGGTGCACGGGCTCAGCGCCGGCGCCGACGACTACCTGGTCAAGCCGTTCGACACCGCCGAGTTGGTGGCCCGGGTCTCGTCGACCCTGCGCCGCAACAAGGAGTTCCGGGAGGTGTCGCCACTGACCGGTCTGCCCGGCAACAGCCGGATCCGTCGGGAGATCAGTGACCGGGTCCGGCACGGTGTGGACTACGCGGTCGGTTACATCGACATCGACCGGTTCAAGAGCGTCAACGACCGGTACGGCTTCGTCCGCGGCGACGACTTCATCTCCGCGCTGGCCCGCAGCCTGCACCGGGCGGTGGTGGCGGTGGGGCTGCCACCGGCCTTCCTCGGCCACGTCGGCGGCGACGACTTCGTCATCGTCTGCGCCCCCGACCAGGTCCGCCCCCTGACGTCGCGCGCGGTGGTCGACTTCGAGAAGTCCGCCGACACGCTCTACGACGCGACCGACCGGGAGCGCGGCTTCGTCGAGCTGAAGGACCGGCGCGGCAACATCCGCCGCGCCGCCCTGGTCACGCTCTCGATCGGGGTGTCCCTCTCCGACGCCGGCAAGCGGTTCACCGACCCCCTCGAGGCGATCGCGGTGGCCTCGGAGATGAAGACGGTGGCCAAGAGCCAACCGGGTTCGTACGTGGCGGTGGACCGGCGCCGCGGGGTCACCTGA
- the rpe gene encoding ribulose-phosphate 3-epimerase gives MTVPPPIVAPSILAADFARLAEEVRAVEDAADWLHVDVMDNHFVPNLTIGLPVVQSLRAVTAMPFDVHLMIEDPRRWAPGYADAGAYNVTFHAEASDDPVALAKDLRSAGAKAGLAIDRDTPIEPYLDLLPSFDTLLIMTIKAGFGGQRFIPQLLDKVRTARRHVSAGHLELRIEVDGGIAADTIEQASAAGADAFVAGTAVYGAADPAEAVRHLRALAERAAPEA, from the coding sequence GTGACCGTACCGCCGCCGATCGTCGCGCCGAGCATCCTGGCCGCCGATTTCGCCCGCCTCGCCGAAGAGGTCCGTGCCGTCGAGGACGCCGCGGACTGGTTGCACGTCGACGTGATGGACAACCATTTCGTGCCGAACCTGACCATTGGGCTGCCCGTGGTGCAGAGCCTGCGGGCTGTCACCGCGATGCCGTTCGACGTGCACCTGATGATCGAGGATCCGCGCCGGTGGGCCCCCGGTTACGCCGACGCCGGGGCGTACAACGTCACCTTCCACGCGGAGGCGTCCGACGACCCGGTGGCGCTGGCCAAGGACCTGCGCTCGGCCGGCGCGAAGGCCGGGCTGGCCATCGACCGGGACACCCCGATCGAGCCGTACCTGGACCTGCTGCCGAGCTTCGACACCCTGCTGATCATGACGATCAAGGCGGGCTTCGGCGGGCAGCGGTTCATCCCGCAACTGCTGGACAAGGTGCGTACCGCCCGCCGACACGTCTCGGCCGGGCACCTGGAGCTCCGCATCGAGGTGGACGGCGGGATCGCCGCCGACACCATCGAACAGGCGTCCGCTGCCGGCGCCGACGCGTTCGTGGCCGGCACCGCCGTGTACGGCGCCGCCGACCCGGCGGAGGCGGTACGGCACCTGCGGGCACTGGCGGAACGCGCGGCTCCCGAGGCCTGA
- a CDS encoding AAA family ATPase has translation MTVGQSIVFNGDLGSGKSTVSVEIAKRLGMRRVSVGDLYREMAQQRQMTALQLNLHAELDQAVDGYVDQLQRDIAASGEPLIMDSRLAWHFFTDALKVHMITEPGEAARRVLARPSGPAESYATLEEAKAKLRERSASERSRFIIRYGVDKARLRNYDLICDTTRASAAEVIEHIVAAYEGTLGAEVLRDGPPLLLLDPSRVYPTEDIATLRGLWDTDFVGDVAEAGDEALEPLKIGFTGEYFFVVDGHRRLSAALQNGFSLVPAQLVAEVDEPVVGGMSAIDYFAAQVRPGLVYDWEAAHKIELPLPEPELLRGDAVLAGDPGANA, from the coding sequence GTGACCGTTGGACAATCGATCGTCTTCAACGGCGACCTCGGCAGCGGCAAGAGCACCGTGTCGGTCGAGATCGCCAAGCGGCTCGGGATGCGCCGGGTCAGTGTGGGAGACCTCTACCGGGAGATGGCGCAGCAGCGGCAGATGACCGCACTGCAGCTCAACCTGCACGCCGAGCTCGACCAGGCCGTCGACGGCTACGTCGACCAGCTCCAGCGGGACATCGCCGCCTCCGGTGAGCCGCTGATCATGGATTCCCGGCTGGCCTGGCACTTCTTCACCGACGCGCTCAAGGTCCACATGATCACCGAGCCGGGTGAGGCGGCCCGCCGGGTGCTCGCCCGCCCCTCCGGGCCGGCGGAGAGCTACGCCACCCTGGAGGAGGCCAAGGCCAAGCTCCGTGAGCGCAGCGCCAGCGAGCGCAGCCGGTTCATCATCCGTTACGGGGTGGACAAGGCCCGCCTGCGCAACTACGACCTGATCTGCGACACCACCCGGGCCTCCGCGGCCGAGGTGATCGAGCACATCGTCGCCGCGTACGAGGGCACGCTCGGCGCCGAGGTGCTGCGCGACGGGCCGCCGTTGCTGCTGCTCGACCCGTCCCGCGTCTACCCGACCGAGGACATCGCCACCCTGCGGGGTCTGTGGGACACCGACTTCGTGGGCGACGTGGCCGAGGCCGGCGACGAGGCGCTGGAGCCGTTGAAGATCGGGTTCACCGGCGAGTACTTCTTCGTCGTCGACGGTCACCGCCGGCTCAGCGCCGCCCTGCAGAACGGCTTCTCCCTGGTCCCCGCCCAACTGGTCGCCGAGGTCGACGAGCCGGTGGTGGGTGGGATGAGCGCGATCGACTACTTCGCCGCTCAGGTGCGTCCCGGCCTGGTCTACGACTGGGAGGCGGCCCACAAGATCGAGCTGCCGCTGCCCGAGCCCGAGTTGCTCCGCGGCGACGCGGTGCTCGCCGGGGACCCGGGCGCCAACGCCTGA
- a CDS encoding RsmB/NOP family class I SAM-dependent RNA methyltransferase codes for MRSGPSAGRGGDRRPVRPTVDRPRRAAYEAVAAVHRDDAFANLVLPTILREEGLFGRDAAFATELTYGTLRHLGTLDAILTDAAGRDVARIDPPVRDALRLGAYQLLHTRVPAHAAVSSTVDLVRSVAPGATGFANAVLREVSTRDADAWVAKLAPPMETDPVGHLALAYSHPQWIVRAFSEALGGDLGETARLLIEDNERPPVHLCARPGLIDPIELADQVGGAPGAFSPYTVYLPGGAPGDVPAVVDGRAHVQDEGSQLVAAALADAPLDGPDGRWLDLCAGPGGKAGLLGALAAQRGARVTAVEVAEHRARLVSQATRGLPVAVLAMDGREVGADPKLPEQHFDRVLVDAPCTGLGSLRRRPESRWRRQPSDLPPLTRLQRELLGAALRAVRPGGLVAYVTCSPHTVETHVTVTEAARRSGVPVDFVDARPLLPAGMPGLGDGPTVQLWPHRHGTDAMFLAVLRRG; via the coding sequence ATGCGCTCCGGCCCGTCGGCCGGTCGTGGCGGGGACCGCCGTCCGGTCCGGCCAACCGTGGACCGGCCGCGCCGCGCGGCGTACGAGGCGGTGGCCGCGGTGCACCGCGACGACGCGTTCGCCAACCTGGTGCTGCCCACCATCCTGCGCGAGGAGGGGCTGTTCGGCCGGGACGCGGCGTTCGCCACCGAGCTGACCTACGGCACCCTGCGCCACCTGGGCACGTTGGACGCGATCCTGACCGACGCCGCCGGCCGGGACGTGGCCCGGATCGACCCGCCGGTACGCGACGCGCTGCGGCTCGGGGCGTACCAGCTGCTGCACACCCGGGTGCCGGCGCACGCCGCGGTCTCGTCGACGGTGGACCTGGTTCGATCGGTCGCACCGGGCGCGACCGGCTTCGCCAACGCGGTGCTGCGCGAGGTGTCCACCCGTGACGCGGACGCCTGGGTGGCGAAGCTCGCCCCGCCGATGGAGACCGACCCGGTCGGGCACCTGGCGTTGGCGTACAGCCATCCGCAGTGGATCGTGCGGGCCTTCTCCGAGGCGCTCGGCGGCGATCTCGGTGAGACGGCCCGCCTCCTGATCGAGGACAACGAGCGTCCGCCGGTGCACCTGTGCGCACGACCCGGGCTGATCGACCCGATCGAGCTGGCCGACCAGGTCGGCGGGGCGCCCGGCGCCTTCTCGCCGTACACCGTCTATCTGCCCGGCGGCGCGCCGGGCGACGTGCCGGCGGTGGTCGACGGCCGTGCCCACGTCCAGGACGAGGGCTCCCAGCTGGTGGCCGCCGCACTCGCCGACGCGCCGTTGGACGGCCCGGACGGGCGTTGGCTGGACCTGTGCGCCGGCCCGGGCGGCAAGGCCGGTCTGCTCGGCGCGCTGGCCGCGCAGCGTGGTGCGCGGGTGACCGCGGTCGAGGTGGCCGAGCACCGGGCCCGGCTGGTCTCCCAGGCGACCCGGGGTCTGCCGGTGGCCGTGCTGGCCATGGACGGCCGTGAGGTCGGCGCCGACCCGAAGCTCCCGGAACAGCACTTCGACCGGGTGTTGGTGGACGCCCCGTGCACGGGCCTCGGCTCGCTGCGTCGCCGGCCGGAGTCGCGCTGGCGCCGGCAACCGTCCGACCTGCCGCCGCTCACCCGGCTGCAACGGGAGCTGCTCGGTGCGGCGCTGCGGGCGGTCCGCCCGGGTGGGCTGGTCGCCTATGTCACCTGCTCGCCGCACACGGTCGAGACGCACGTGACGGTGACCGAGGCGGCGCGCCGTAGTGGGGTTCCGGTGGACTTCGTGGACGCCCGGCCGCTGCTGCCGGCCGGCATGCCCGGTCTGGGCGACGGGCCGACCGTGCAGCTCTGGCCGCACCGCCACGGCACCGACGCGATGTTCCTCGCCGTTCTGCGCCGAGGCTGA
- a CDS encoding primosomal protein N', producing MTATRRSDRRPADGSPVARVCVDVGLAHLDRPFDYLVPAELDEAAVPGTRVKVRFAGQLVDGWLLSRADDSGHTGRLAYLEKVVSPEPVLSPEVARLARAVADRYAGSLADVLRLAVPPRHARVEKEPQDEQPTPVEAAAADAVDPRGWRDYPTGPALLRALTDGRAPRAVWSALPGEDWAARYADAVAATVAGGRGAVVVVPDARDLDRLDAALTSVLGPGRHVSLSAALGPARRYRAFLAARRGQVPVVIGTRAAMFAPVERLGLVAIWDDGDDLHSEPRSPYPHARDVLLTRVQLAEAGALVGGYARTAEAQLLLETGWAREVVAERATVRARIPAIAPTGDDPQLARDPGAATARLPSLAWTAARDAIRADLPVLVQVPRRGYLPSISCAECRTPARCAHCAGPLALPSAGGTPACRWCARVAAAYACPECGGRRLRAAVTGARRTAEELGRAFPGVPVRTSGREEVLTDVPGGAALVVTTPGAEPVAEGGYGAVLLLDSWALLTRADLRAGEEALRRWLAAAALARPAPTGRVVVVADGALAPVQALLRWDAAWFAGRELAERRELGFPPAVRMASVTGPAEAVADLLAAARLPADAEVLGPVPAEEGRERMLVRVPRARAAALAEALHSAAGARAARKAADPVRLQVDPLSLF from the coding sequence CTGACCGCCACCAGGCGCAGCGACCGGCGACCCGCGGACGGGTCGCCGGTCGCGCGCGTCTGCGTGGACGTCGGGCTCGCGCATCTGGACCGGCCGTTCGACTACCTGGTGCCGGCGGAGCTGGACGAGGCGGCGGTGCCCGGCACCCGGGTGAAGGTGCGCTTCGCCGGGCAGCTCGTCGACGGATGGCTGTTGTCACGCGCCGACGACTCCGGGCACACCGGCCGCCTCGCGTACCTGGAGAAGGTGGTCTCGCCGGAGCCGGTGCTGTCGCCCGAGGTCGCCCGGCTGGCCCGCGCGGTCGCCGACCGGTACGCGGGCAGCCTCGCCGACGTGCTCCGGCTCGCCGTGCCGCCACGGCACGCGCGGGTGGAGAAGGAGCCCCAGGACGAGCAGCCGACCCCGGTGGAAGCCGCCGCGGCCGACGCGGTCGACCCCCGCGGGTGGCGGGACTACCCGACGGGCCCGGCGCTGCTGCGCGCGCTCACCGACGGTCGGGCGCCCCGCGCGGTCTGGTCGGCGCTGCCCGGCGAGGACTGGGCGGCCCGCTACGCCGACGCGGTGGCCGCCACCGTCGCCGGCGGGCGCGGCGCGGTCGTCGTGGTACCCGACGCCCGCGACCTCGACCGGCTGGACGCGGCGCTCACCAGCGTGCTCGGCCCGGGGCGGCACGTCAGCCTCTCCGCCGCGCTCGGGCCGGCCCGGCGCTACCGGGCGTTCCTCGCCGCCCGTCGCGGGCAGGTGCCGGTGGTGATCGGTACCCGGGCGGCGATGTTCGCCCCGGTGGAGCGGCTCGGCCTCGTCGCCATCTGGGACGACGGTGACGACCTGCACTCCGAGCCCCGCTCTCCCTACCCGCACGCCCGCGACGTGCTGCTCACCCGAGTCCAGCTCGCCGAGGCCGGCGCGCTGGTCGGCGGGTACGCGCGCACCGCCGAGGCGCAGTTGCTGCTGGAGACCGGCTGGGCTCGGGAGGTGGTCGCCGAACGGGCGACCGTGCGGGCCCGTATCCCGGCCATCGCGCCGACCGGCGACGACCCGCAACTGGCGCGCGACCCCGGGGCCGCCACCGCCCGGCTGCCCAGCCTGGCCTGGACGGCCGCCCGCGACGCCATCCGGGCGGACCTGCCGGTGCTGGTGCAGGTGCCCCGACGCGGCTACCTGCCGTCGATCTCCTGCGCCGAGTGCCGCACCCCGGCGCGCTGCGCGCACTGCGCCGGCCCGCTCGCGCTGCCCTCGGCCGGCGGCACCCCGGCCTGCCGGTGGTGCGCTCGGGTGGCCGCCGCGTACGCCTGCCCGGAGTGTGGGGGACGGCGGCTGCGGGCCGCGGTGACCGGCGCCCGGCGGACCGCCGAGGAACTGGGCCGGGCGTTCCCCGGCGTGCCGGTCCGCACCTCGGGGCGCGAGGAGGTGCTGACCGACGTGCCCGGCGGCGCGGCCCTGGTGGTGACCACGCCGGGTGCCGAGCCGGTCGCCGAGGGCGGCTACGGCGCGGTGCTGCTGCTCGACTCGTGGGCCCTGCTGACCCGGGCCGACCTGCGTGCCGGCGAGGAAGCGCTGCGCCGCTGGCTGGCGGCCGCGGCCCTGGCCCGCCCGGCACCGACCGGACGGGTGGTGGTGGTCGCCGACGGCGCGCTCGCCCCGGTGCAGGCGCTGCTGCGCTGGGACGCCGCCTGGTTCGCCGGCCGGGAGTTGGCCGAGCGCCGGGAGCTGGGCTTCCCGCCGGCCGTACGGATGGCGAGCGTCACCGGCCCGGCCGAGGCGGTGGCGGACCTGCTCGCCGCGGCGCGGCTGCCCGCCGACGCCGAGGTGCTCGGCCCGGTGCCGGCGGAGGAGGGGCGGGAGCGGATGCTGGTCCGGGTGCCCCGGGCCCGCGCCGCCGCGCTCGCCGAGGCGCTGCACTCGGCCGCCGGTGCTCGCGCCGCCCGCAAGGCCGCCGACCCGGTTCGCCTCCAGGTCGACCCGCTGAGCCTGTTCTGA
- the def gene encoding peptide deformylase, giving the protein MTVQPIRLFGDPVLRTPADPVVDFDAELRRLVADLTDTMREQNGAGLAAPQLGVSLRVFTFDVDDVLGHLINPVLEFPDEEEQDGPEGCLSIPGLYFDTKRRQNVIAKGFSSFGDPMQIVGTGLMARCVQHETDHLDGVLFLDRLDSQGRKEAMKAIRQAEWYDAAAPPTVKLSPHISDPFGLGR; this is encoded by the coding sequence GTGACCGTTCAGCCCATCCGTCTGTTTGGGGATCCGGTGCTGCGCACGCCGGCCGATCCGGTGGTCGACTTCGACGCCGAGCTGCGTCGGCTCGTCGCCGACCTCACCGACACGATGCGTGAGCAGAACGGCGCAGGCCTGGCCGCGCCGCAGCTCGGCGTGAGCCTGCGGGTGTTCACCTTCGACGTCGACGACGTGCTCGGGCACCTGATCAACCCGGTGCTCGAGTTTCCCGACGAGGAGGAGCAGGACGGCCCGGAGGGCTGCCTGTCGATCCCCGGGCTCTACTTCGACACCAAGCGTCGGCAGAACGTCATCGCCAAGGGTTTCAGCTCGTTCGGCGACCCGATGCAGATCGTCGGCACCGGTCTGATGGCGCGCTGCGTCCAGCACGAGACCGACCACCTCGACGGGGTGCTCTTCCTCGACCGGCTGGACTCTCAGGGGCGCAAGGAGGCCATGAAGGCGATCCGCCAGGCCGAGTGGTACGACGCGGCGGCCCCGCCGACGGTCAAGCTGAGCCCGCACATCAGCGACCCCTTCGGTCTGGGGCGGTGA
- a CDS encoding septum formation family protein yields the protein MRRWFPALVLAGVTTMLLAGCAPTRGADGDLTDDWPALREPTPFAPATDTCLPRITAIVQASTYETVDCARNHVAEAIHVGTFVGPDALAEARPEPGSAALRRARAECDQRAREMLGGDWHTARLTLSLALPSAPAWSGGARWFRCDLSETGSIDNTRAVNRTGSLRGALIGDTPLTHRCFDPKLIGDNLNYMAPVLCTEPHRAEFVGVYDERDVSWAEFTRSAEQAHKRCMELIATYAAVPNDGDLPYRAGSIYYPPSQREWEDGDRGVRCFLWSDDRKLTRSMRGAGPKGLPAI from the coding sequence ATGCGACGGTGGTTTCCAGCGCTGGTGCTGGCCGGCGTCACGACGATGCTGCTGGCCGGCTGCGCGCCGACCCGTGGCGCGGACGGTGATCTCACCGACGACTGGCCGGCGCTGCGGGAGCCGACGCCGTTCGCCCCCGCCACCGACACCTGCCTGCCCCGGATCACCGCGATCGTGCAGGCGAGCACGTACGAGACGGTGGACTGCGCCCGTAACCACGTGGCCGAGGCCATCCACGTCGGCACCTTCGTCGGGCCCGACGCGCTGGCCGAGGCCCGTCCCGAACCCGGATCGGCGGCGCTGCGCAGGGCCCGTGCCGAGTGCGACCAGCGGGCCCGGGAGATGCTCGGCGGCGACTGGCACACCGCTCGCCTCACCCTGTCCCTCGCGCTGCCCTCAGCGCCCGCCTGGTCCGGCGGAGCGCGCTGGTTCCGCTGCGACCTCAGCGAGACCGGCAGCATCGACAACACCCGCGCGGTGAACCGCACCGGCAGCCTGCGCGGCGCGTTGATCGGCGACACCCCGCTGACCCACCGTTGTTTCGACCCCAAGCTGATCGGCGACAACCTCAACTACATGGCGCCGGTGCTCTGCACCGAGCCGCACCGCGCCGAGTTCGTGGGCGTCTACGACGAACGGGACGTGAGCTGGGCTGAGTTCACCCGCTCCGCCGAGCAGGCGCACAAACGCTGCATGGAGTTGATCGCCACGTACGCGGCGGTGCCGAACGACGGCGACCTGCCGTACCGGGCCGGGTCCATCTACTACCCACCGTCGCAACGGGAGTGGGAGGACGGTGACCGTGGGGTGCGCTGTTTCCTGTGGAGCGACGACCGCAAACTCACCCGTTCGATGCGCGGCGCCGGCCCCAAGGGACTGCCCGCGATCTGA
- a CDS encoding septum formation family protein, with the protein MRRWLAAFAGGAALALVLTGCSTPAGVDRDLIDDWPAPVAAQQFVPAADVCHQTPQQVGFLTGYNPTACTESHLVETMHVGTLTGPNAEPGTPPQPGSAGLRAAQTACDTQVNKAVGADWRSGRLGLTVVLPSPQAWTGGARWYRCDVTEIASIDDTTVGVRTGSLRGALSGAAPLAYRCFNPKLVKDDIDEMVPVSCTAKHHAEFVGVWQAPEVSYAEFSRTVKRTHRACQTMIAKYAKVPDNSQLDFRAGTIYYQPYEEEWKNGNRGVQCFLWISDRNLTRSMRNAGTKGLPIT; encoded by the coding sequence ATGCGACGGTGGTTGGCGGCGTTCGCCGGGGGTGCGGCTCTGGCCCTGGTGCTGACCGGGTGCAGCACACCGGCCGGAGTCGACCGTGACCTCATCGACGACTGGCCAGCGCCCGTCGCGGCGCAGCAGTTCGTACCCGCCGCCGACGTCTGCCACCAAACCCCCCAGCAGGTCGGCTTCCTGACCGGTTACAACCCGACGGCGTGCACCGAGTCGCACCTGGTGGAGACCATGCACGTCGGCACGCTCACCGGGCCGAACGCCGAGCCCGGCACGCCCCCGCAGCCCGGCTCGGCGGGCCTGCGGGCCGCACAGACCGCGTGCGACACCCAGGTCAACAAGGCGGTGGGCGCCGACTGGCGTTCCGGTCGGCTCGGCCTGACCGTCGTGCTGCCCTCGCCGCAGGCCTGGACGGGCGGGGCCCGCTGGTACCGCTGCGACGTCACCGAGATCGCCAGCATCGACGACACCACGGTGGGCGTGCGCACCGGCAGCCTCCGGGGCGCGCTGTCCGGCGCGGCCCCGCTGGCGTACCGCTGCTTCAACCCGAAGCTGGTCAAGGACGACATCGACGAGATGGTGCCGGTCTCCTGCACCGCCAAGCACCACGCCGAGTTCGTCGGGGTCTGGCAGGCCCCGGAGGTCAGCTACGCCGAGTTCTCCCGCACCGTCAAGCGGACCCACCGGGCCTGCCAGACGATGATCGCCAAGTACGCCAAGGTTCCGGACAACTCGCAGCTCGACTTCCGCGCCGGCACGATCTACTACCAGCCGTACGAGGAGGAGTGGAAGAACGGCAACCGTGGCGTGCAGTGCTTCCTCTGGATCTCCGACCGGAACCTGACCCGCTCGATGAGGAACGCCGGCACCAAGGGGCTCCCGATCACCTGA
- the fmt gene encoding methionyl-tRNA formyltransferase, with protein MRVIFAGTPAVAVPALAAVAASGHDLVAVVTRPDAPAGRGRGLSRSPVGEWADEQGVEVLTPARPRDPEFLDRLRELAPDCVPVVAYGALVPPAALEIPRHGWINLHFSLLPAWRGAAPVQHAVLHGDELTGASVFQLEQGLDTGPVYGTLTDEIRAADTSGDLLERLAESGAGLLVAVLDAIAAGTARAEPQPADGVSLAPKLTVDDARVRWSDPAFAVDRRLRACTPAPGGWTTFRGERVKLGPVVPVPDGPELKPGELLVEKSRVLAGTATVPVRLGEVRAAGKRAMGATDWARGVRVGTGEDFA; from the coding sequence ATGCGCGTGATCTTCGCCGGTACGCCGGCTGTCGCCGTGCCCGCTCTGGCCGCCGTCGCCGCCTCCGGGCACGACCTGGTCGCCGTGGTCACCCGGCCCGACGCGCCCGCCGGGCGCGGGCGTGGCCTGTCCCGCTCCCCGGTCGGCGAGTGGGCCGACGAGCAGGGTGTCGAGGTGCTCACGCCGGCCCGCCCCCGCGACCCCGAGTTCCTCGACCGGCTGCGCGAGCTCGCACCGGACTGTGTGCCGGTCGTCGCGTACGGCGCGCTGGTGCCGCCGGCCGCCCTGGAGATCCCCCGACACGGCTGGATCAACCTGCACTTCTCGCTGCTGCCCGCGTGGCGTGGCGCCGCACCCGTGCAGCACGCCGTGCTGCACGGTGACGAGCTGACCGGGGCCAGCGTCTTCCAACTGGAGCAGGGCCTGGACACCGGCCCGGTCTACGGCACGCTGACCGACGAGATCCGCGCCGCTGACACCTCCGGTGACCTGCTGGAGCGGCTCGCCGAATCCGGTGCCGGTCTGCTGGTGGCGGTGCTCGACGCGATCGCCGCCGGCACCGCCAGGGCCGAGCCGCAGCCCGCCGACGGGGTGTCGCTGGCGCCGAAGCTGACCGTGGACGACGCCCGGGTGCGCTGGAGTGACCCGGCCTTCGCCGTGGACCGCCGGCTGCGGGCCTGCACCCCGGCCCCGGGCGGCTGGACCACGTTCCGGGGCGAGCGGGTGAAGCTCGGCCCGGTCGTGCCGGTGCCCGACGGCCCCGAGTTGAAGCCGGGGGAGTTGCTGGTGGAGAAGTCCCGGGTGTTGGCTGGCACGGCGACCGTGCCGGTGCGTCTCGGTGAGGTCCGAGCCGCGGGCAAGCGGGCCATGGGCGCGACGGACTGGGCGCGCGGTGTCCGCGTGGGCACCGGCGAGGACTTCGCGTGA